Genomic window (Nisaea sp.):
GGACGGCGGCAACGCCATGGACGCGGCAATCGCGACGGCCTTTGCCCTGACCGTCGCCGAGCCCTGGATGAGCGGTCTTGGCGGTGGCGGCTACATCACGCTGTATTCGGCGAAGGAAAAGGCGGTCCGGGTCGTGGATTTCGCCATGAAGTCCGCCAAGGGGCTGAACCCGGCTGATTATCCGCTGGCCGAGGGTACCGGCGCCGATCTCTTCGGCTGGCCTGCCGTAGTGGATGACCGGAACGTGAACGGCCCCTATTCGATTGCGGTCCCCGGTTCGGTCGCCGGTTATGCGCTGGCGATGGAGAAATACGGCACGAAGAGCCTGGCCGATGTCATCGCGCCTGCTGCCGCCCTCGCGCGGCGCGGGCACCGGGTGACCTGGTGGACCATGTTGATGTGTGGCGCCGATATGCCCGCGCTGCAGAAAAGCCCGGCGACGGCGGAAACCTGGCTGCCGGGAGGCTTCCCGCCGGCGATGGGCGCGGACCCGGCACCGAAATTCCTGAAACTCGGCAAGCTCGCCGATACGCTTGAAGAACTCGCCCGGGATGGGGCCGACAGTTTCTATCGCGGCGCCATCGGGGAGCGCATTACCAGGGATGCCGAGCGCTTGGGCTCCTCCGTCCGGATGGCGGATCTGGAGGCCTATGAGGCGGAAATCCAGGAGCCGCTGTCGATGACGCGCGGTGAGGCGACCTATCATGTGCCGGGTGGTCTGACCGCCGGTCCGAGCTTCGTCGATGCACTGAAAGATTTGCCGGCCTTCTCTGGTGAGGCACCGGACGCGGACACCTATGCCGCCTATGCCCGCACCCTGAAGGCCTCCTACGAGTACCGGATGGAAAATCTCGGCCATGCCGGGGATCACGGCGACCGGAGCTGCACCAGCCATATCGCCGCCGCCGATGCCGAGGGCAATATCGTCATGATCACGACGACGCTGCTGTCGCGCTTCGGCAGCCGGGTGCTGTTCCCGGAAACCGGCATCATGATGAATAACGGCATCAACTGGTTCGATCCGCGCCCGGGCCGTCCGAACTCGCTGAAGCCGGACACCAAGCCGCTCTGCAACATGGTCCCGGCTGTGGTGACGAAGGACGGCAAGCCCTGGTTCGGTTTCGGCGCCTCCGGTGGCCGCAAGATCATGCCGGCCGTCTACCAGCTCTGTTCCTTCGTCAACGATTTCGGCATGGACATGGAGACCGCACTCAACCAGCCGCGGGTTGATCTGGGCGCCATAGACACAATCTATGCCGATGCCCGTCTGGATGCGGCAACCATGGACAAGCTGAAAGCCGTGGCGCCGACCGAAAGCTGGCCGCCGACCACCTACCCGATCATGTATGCCTGCCCGCTGGGCGCCATGGTCTCGGAAGACGGTGTTTCGGCGGCGGCGCATCCGATGGTGCCGCTCGCGGCCGCATTGTCGGCCTAGCCCAAGTCGGCCTAGCCCAAGTCGGTCTGGCCCAAGTCGGTCTGGCCTAAGCCGCCGCGATCGGGCTCAATGCATTGATTGCGGCGCGCACTGATGTGCCCGCACACGCCGGGGATAAGAGATGGCAGGTCGGGTGGCGAGGCAACGTCTGCTGGTGGCAGAACGGCAGGGACTGAAACTGGCGGTCGTCTGCCGGACTGCCGCGGTGGCTTTTGGCATGCTCTGGCTGACGGTCGGCTGGAACCTCGCCGGATTCGTGCCCAGCCCGATGGCCATGACGGCGCTCGCCCTGTTCGGTGTGATCGGCGTTGCAAGTTATACGGTGATCGGCACGCGGTACGAGCGGTGGTGGCTGAAATATGCCCTGTACGCGATTGACATCCTCGCGGTCTGTGCCGTCTTCGTCGTTATCCCGGTCAGCCGGTTTGCGCCGGAATTGCCGCAGGTGTTGGCTTTCCGAGCCTTCGGCGTCCATTACCTGTTCCCGCTGGTCGCCATGGCGTGCCTGACTCTGTCCTGGCGCCTGGTGGCCTGGTCCGGTGTGATCGCCGTCGCTGGCTGGTGGGCCGCCTTCGGTCTCGCCATTGCCAACATGGAACAGCGGCTTTCCTGGCGCGACCTGCCGGCCGAGCCGACGGCAGACGCGTATTTGAAAGTGTTCCTCTCCCCGGATTTCGTCGGCTATGGGAGCCGTCTCCAGGAAACCGTCCTTCTGATGATCGCGGCCGTCATTCTTGCGCTTGCGGTTTACCGTGCGCGTTGCGTTTTCGTGGCCCAGGTGGAAGCCGAGCAGGCACGAGAGCGAGCGGTCCGGACATTCGGCCGGTTTGTTCCCGAAACCATCGCCGAACGACTTGCCTCGAATCGGGGGGCTCTTGCGCCACAGGTCCGGCACGGGGTGGCGCTGGTGCTCGATATCGAGAATTTCACTGCCTATGCCGATGGCCGCCCGCCGGAGGAGGTCATCGAAACGCTGGGCGCTTTCCTCGCCCGCTCCGCCGAGGCGATTTCGAGGCGGGAAGGGGTGGTGATCAGCTTTACTGGCGACGGCCTGCTCGCCGCCTTCAACACGCCTCTGGAGATCCGCCAGCCAGAGCGGGCCGCGCTGGATGCCGCGTCGGACCTATTGAAATGCGCCGCGGCGGCCGGGTTCCGGGTCCGTATCGGCCTCGCCGCCGGCCAGATCGCCTCGGGCCGCGTCGGCTCTGAGCGGCGGCAGGCTTTCACCATCTATGGCGATACGGTGAACCGGGCGGCCCGGTTGGAAGTTCTGGCGAAGGATGTCGGCGCGACCGTGCTGGCCGATGCCGGTGTGGCGGGGAAAGCAAGGCCGGACGATCTGCTGAAGCCGCTCGGCGAACAAAAAATCCGCGGCTTCGAAGCCCCGCTGGCGGTCTGGTCGAAACAGGTGACGGCTTTGCCGGGCGCGGCGGGTTAAGCCGCGAGTTTGGCGAGTGCCGGTTTGAAGTCGGTGCTCGGTATGTCCAGAAGACCGGATGCTCTGAGGTCCGGATGGTCTTCGAGATATTGGCCGACGATTTCGTATCCGAGCGTATAGCCCAGCCAGCGAGGCATTGTCCCGGATGCGAACATCCACTCATACATGCTGATTTTCTCCTGCCTGTAGCCAGCTCTCTTGTTGAAATCATCCATCGCTTGCGGGATGTATCTCTGGAACTCTGTCTTCGGTATCGCCTGCTCCCACGGTTCAGGGCTATTGCCGAAAAGCTCTTGGACAAAACGTCCGGCAAATCCCTCGCAGATTAAGTGATCACCGAGAGACTCCGGGCCGCCTACAGATCGGAACCGCATGACATGGTTCATCTCATGCGCAATCATTCGGGCTAGAGGTTCCCCGAGGTTTTCGTCGAGTTTCGGGTGCTCCGGGGCTAGCCAGAGTGTGACGAGGTCTTCGTTCCCGTATCCCACATGACCACGTTCCGGAATGACGGAGCTGTTCCAGACGGCCTCGACCAAGATATCGACGGCGGGCGGCTCGCATACTTTCGAAATGCGCGGATAGACGTCTTCCAGTGCCGCTTCGACATGTGGCTTCAACCTGTCGAGCTTGCCGCGCGCATTGACGTAATGGACATGCCAGTTCGCGGTTGCCTCGGTGCCGCTCATCCCGCGTGCTCTCTCGTCTCGGGGCGATCCGCAAACGGCGCGCCGAAACTCTCCGTCGTATAGCGGAACACCCGCAGGCTGTCGGACCAGTGGTCCATCGGCAGCCCGGCCTTGCGCTTCAGGTTGCGGATAAAATCTTCCGCTTTCGGCAGGCCTTCCCAGACGCTCGGCAGGAACAGGCCGCGCTTGTTGCCCTCCTGCATTATCAGCCCGTCCACGTCCGGCCGCGCTTTGGACACCAGATCCTTCTCGCTGGTGAAGGGCAGGGCGTGCGGGGTGGAGAGGATGGAGACGTGCAGGTCCGCTGTTGCCAGCTCCTCGGCCGTCAGCGGCGGGAAGCGGGGATCGCCGAAACCGGCCTTGTAGGCATTGGTCATGACATCCAGCAGCAGCGGCTGATGCGCGATCACGCTGCCGATGCAGCCGCGCAGCTTGCCGCCGATATTCACGGTAACGAAGCTGGCCCGCATGGCCGTCAGGCTGGGGGACAGGTTTTTGCCAAGCTGCGCGTCCGGCGGGCGGCCATGCTCGGCACCGAAGCGCAGGGCGAAGCGGGCGGCCTCAATCATCTGCTCCCGGTCGGCTTCCGGAATCCGCGCGCTCCCGGCATATTCCATCGCCGCCGCGCCATAGCCGACCACCCGGTCCTTGGGACCATGCGTGTCGCCTGAATTGCGGGTGTCGAGTGCCGTCACCCGCATGTCCCGCCGCCGGGCGAGGCTGAGCGCACCGGCAATCGCCCGGTGCCCGCAGGCGCCTTTGCCGTCGATCTCTTCCAGCTTCAGCAGCTCGATCCGCTGCATGGTGCTGGCGTCGAGCGTGCGGGCGCTGTCGTAATCGAGGAAATGGGACAGGTCGGAGGAGACCGAAATCAGTGTCTCGGGCCCGCCCCAGACCGCGTCGAGCGCCCGCGCCACCTCGCCCGCCCCGGCATCGCCGACCAGGATCGGCACGATCTCGAAATCGCCCAGCACCTGCTGCAGGAAGGGCACATGCACCTCAAGGCTGTGCTCCCCCTCGAACACCCGGTCGGAGACGTGGACGTTCGGCAGGGTCAAAAGCGTGCGCAGGGCATCCCAGGCAACCGGCACGGTGCCGAGCGGCGTCGCCCAGGCATCGGCACTGGTCGTCGCCAGCCCCTTGAACCCGACCCGGTGGGCCGGGCCGACGATAACCACGCGCTTGATGGTATCGCGGCGTCTGGCGAGCGGCTTGAACGCGGTCCCGGCGATGGGGCCGGAAAAGACATAGCCTGCATGCGGCGAGATAATGATCTTCGCATCCGGCACCGGCGTCTCCGCCGCGCTGGTGAGGCACTGCGTGACGATGTTTTCCAGCGCGTCCGGTTCGGCCGGGTAGAAGGCACCGGCGACATGCGGCGCGCGGAGGGCGGTGGTTTTGGTCGATCCCTGTGTCATTGTTTGAATATAGGGACGGACTGGCGCGAACGGGAGGGGTTATTGCCCGATCAAATACTGCGCCAGCAACAGCGTCGCCGGCATCGTCACAAAGGACAGCGCGGTCTGGATCGTCACGATCCCGGCCATGGCCGGGGCGTCTCCGCCCATGGCGCGGGCCAGCGTGTAGGCGCCCGCTGCCGTTGGCGAGGCGCCGAACAGCATGGCGGCCAGGAACAGGGTGGGCTCCAGCCCGATGGCGTAACCCGCAAAGGCCATTGCGGCCGGGAACACGATTATTTTGCCGGCGACGCAGAACACGGTCGCCTTGATATTGGTCGCCATGGCCCGGATCCGGATGTTGGCGCCGACGCAGAGCAGGACGATGGGCAGGGCGGCGGCACCGAGGATTGTCGTCATGTCGGTCAGGACCGGCACCTCGGTCCAGCCCATGAAGTTGAACACCAGGCCGAGCCCGATGGCGAGCAGCAGCGGGTTGCGCGCCAGATCCCGGAAAATCGCCGCCGTCAGGCTGCCGCCGTCCTTTTCGGCCAGCGCGGTTGCCATCAGGCAGACAACCACCACATTGGTGACAGGGATCAGCAGGGCTGTGACAAGCGCTGCGGTGCCGAGGATTTCGGCGCCGAAGACCTGCTCCCCAACGGCCAGCGCGATGAAGGTGTTGTGCCGGGAGCAGCCCTGCAGCACGGAGGTCCAGAGCGGCCGCTCCGTGCGGAACAGGAAGAACAGCAGCAGAGAGAACAGCACCGCTGCGCCGAACCCGCTATAGACCGCGACCGCCAGCCCGCCCAGATGCACGCCGGAAAAATCGATGGTGGCGATCTTGTTGAACAGCAGGCAGGGAAACAGCACCCAGTAGACCAGCTTGTCGTTCAGGTTCCAGAATTCCAGGCTCGGAATACCGCCCCGGCGCAGTAGGTGGCCGAGAACGATCAGCAGGAAGATCGGCGCGATGGGCAGAATGAGGGTGGTGAACAAGGAGCGGTCCCGGGTTTGGGGAAGCGGTCGAAAACGGGGCGGAGTATAGTGCGTTAGGTGTCCGGGCGAGAACCCGGCGAGAGAACATTGCTGGTGAGCGATATGGTCATGCACGAAGCACCAAACCTTGCCGAAAGCGCGCCTCCCGCGCTCAAGGGCAAAGGTCCGATCGTCGAGACGGAATTCTGGAGCCTGCTGGATGACGGGCGGGTACAGTGCGAGCTGTGCCCGCGGTATTGCAAGCTGAAGGAAGGCGCGCGCGGGCTGTGTTTTGTGCGGGCGCGGCAGAATGACCGGATCGTGCTGACCACCTATGGCCGGTCCTCGGGCTTCTGTGTCGATCCGATCGAGAAGAAGCCGCTGAACCATTTCCTGCCGGGGACCCCGGTACTGTCTTTCGGCACGGCGGGCTGCAATCTGGCCTGCAATTTCTGCCAGAACCACGACACCTCGAAGAGCCGCGAGATGGACTCGATGCAGTCCGAGGCGCAGCCGGAGGCGATTGCCCGGGCCGCCGCCAAGCTCGGCTGCCGCTCCGTCGCCTTCACCTATAACGATCCGATCATCTTTCATGAATATGCCGACGATGTTGCCATCGCCTGCCGGGAAGCGGGGGTGAAGACCGTCGCGGTGACGGCCGGATATCTGACGGACAAGGCGCGGCCCGCCTTCTTCCGCAATGTCGATGCGGCGAATGTCGATCTTAAGGCCTTCACCGAAAGTTTCTACAAGTCGGTGACCAAGAGCGAGCTTGGCCCGGTGCTGGATACGCTGCTCTATCTGCGGCAAGAAACCGATGTCTGGTTCGAGATCACCAACCTGATCATCCCCGGCGAGAATGATAGTGAGCGGGAGATCGACGAGATGACCGGCTGGGTGGTCGAGCATCTCGGCCCCGACGTGCCGATGCATTTCTCAGCCTTCCATCCCGATTACCGCATGCTGGACAAGGAGCGGACGCCGTTCGACACCCTGGCCCGGGCGCGCCGGATCGCCCGCCGCAACGGCGTGCGCTACGCCTATACCGGAAACGTCCACGATCTTGGCCGGCAGAGCACCTATTGCAGCGGCTGCGGCGAGCGTGTGATCGGCCGGGACTGGTACTTGCTGTCGGACTGGAACCTGAATGAGAAGGGCTGCTGTACCGGATGCGGCACGAAACTCGCGGGCGTGTTCGACCCGAAACCGGGAAATTGGGGGCAGAAGCGCCTGCCCGTCGATATCTCCGCTTTCGCCTAGGCGATCAGCTCGCGTGCCGTTTCCGTGAGTTTCGCGAGGCTGGACACAGGCGTTTCACCCGCGGTGTCGAGGCTCGCCTCGGCACGGTCATAAAGCGGGGCGCGGGCCTCGAGGATGGCGCGGAGGTCTGACATGGCTTCGCGATTCTGGGCCATCGGGCGCATGTCGCCCTGTTCGACAACGCGCTGCATATGCTCTTCCGGACTTGCCTGCA
Coding sequences:
- a CDS encoding gamma-glutamyltransferase; amino-acid sequence: MSVPASVAAFERTYETWQSDKPAATGARGAVASQNVEAAAVGQSILKDGGNAMDAAIATAFALTVAEPWMSGLGGGGYITLYSAKEKAVRVVDFAMKSAKGLNPADYPLAEGTGADLFGWPAVVDDRNVNGPYSIAVPGSVAGYALAMEKYGTKSLADVIAPAAALARRGHRVTWWTMLMCGADMPALQKSPATAETWLPGGFPPAMGADPAPKFLKLGKLADTLEELARDGADSFYRGAIGERITRDAERLGSSVRMADLEAYEAEIQEPLSMTRGEATYHVPGGLTAGPSFVDALKDLPAFSGEAPDADTYAAYARTLKASYEYRMENLGHAGDHGDRSCTSHIAAADAEGNIVMITTTLLSRFGSRVLFPETGIMMNNGINWFDPRPGRPNSLKPDTKPLCNMVPAVVTKDGKPWFGFGASGGRKIMPAVYQLCSFVNDFGMDMETALNQPRVDLGAIDTIYADARLDAATMDKLKAVAPTESWPPTTYPIMYACPLGAMVSEDGVSAAAHPMVPLAAALSA
- a CDS encoding adenylate/guanylate cyclase domain-containing protein yields the protein MAGRVARQRLLVAERQGLKLAVVCRTAAVAFGMLWLTVGWNLAGFVPSPMAMTALALFGVIGVASYTVIGTRYERWWLKYALYAIDILAVCAVFVVIPVSRFAPELPQVLAFRAFGVHYLFPLVAMACLTLSWRLVAWSGVIAVAGWWAAFGLAIANMEQRLSWRDLPAEPTADAYLKVFLSPDFVGYGSRLQETVLLMIAAVILALAVYRARCVFVAQVEAEQARERAVRTFGRFVPETIAERLASNRGALAPQVRHGVALVLDIENFTAYADGRPPEEVIETLGAFLARSAEAISRREGVVISFTGDGLLAAFNTPLEIRQPERAALDAASDLLKCAAAAGFRVRIGLAAGQIASGRVGSERRQAFTIYGDTVNRAARLEVLAKDVGATVLADAGVAGKARPDDLLKPLGEQKIRGFEAPLAVWSKQVTALPGAAG
- a CDS encoding DUF2268 domain-containing putative Zn-dependent protease (predicted Zn-dependent protease with a strongly conserved HExxH motif) — encoded protein: MSGTEATANWHVHYVNARGKLDRLKPHVEAALEDVYPRISKVCEPPAVDILVEAVWNSSVIPERGHVGYGNEDLVTLWLAPEHPKLDENLGEPLARMIAHEMNHVMRFRSVGGPESLGDHLICEGFAGRFVQELFGNSPEPWEQAIPKTEFQRYIPQAMDDFNKRAGYRQEKISMYEWMFASGTMPRWLGYTLGYEIVGQYLEDHPDLRASGLLDIPSTDFKPALAKLAA
- the amrB gene encoding AmmeMemoRadiSam system protein B, with the protein product MTQGSTKTTALRAPHVAGAFYPAEPDALENIVTQCLTSAAETPVPDAKIIISPHAGYVFSGPIAGTAFKPLARRRDTIKRVVIVGPAHRVGFKGLATTSADAWATPLGTVPVAWDALRTLLTLPNVHVSDRVFEGEHSLEVHVPFLQQVLGDFEIVPILVGDAGAGEVARALDAVWGGPETLISVSSDLSHFLDYDSARTLDASTMQRIELLKLEEIDGKGACGHRAIAGALSLARRRDMRVTALDTRNSGDTHGPKDRVVGYGAAAMEYAGSARIPEADREQMIEAARFALRFGAEHGRPPDAQLGKNLSPSLTAMRASFVTVNIGGKLRGCIGSVIAHQPLLLDVMTNAYKAGFGDPRFPPLTAEELATADLHVSILSTPHALPFTSEKDLVSKARPDVDGLIMQEGNKRGLFLPSVWEGLPKAEDFIRNLKRKAGLPMDHWSDSLRVFRYTTESFGAPFADRPETREHAG
- a CDS encoding AEC family transporter: MFTTLILPIAPIFLLIVLGHLLRRGGIPSLEFWNLNDKLVYWVLFPCLLFNKIATIDFSGVHLGGLAVAVYSGFGAAVLFSLLLFFLFRTERPLWTSVLQGCSRHNTFIALAVGEQVFGAEILGTAALVTALLIPVTNVVVVCLMATALAEKDGGSLTAAIFRDLARNPLLLAIGLGLVFNFMGWTEVPVLTDMTTILGAAALPIVLLCVGANIRIRAMATNIKATVFCVAGKIIVFPAAMAFAGYAIGLEPTLFLAAMLFGASPTAAGAYTLARAMGGDAPAMAGIVTIQTALSFVTMPATLLLAQYLIGQ
- the amrS gene encoding AmmeMemoRadiSam system radical SAM enzyme; protein product: MVMHEAPNLAESAPPALKGKGPIVETEFWSLLDDGRVQCELCPRYCKLKEGARGLCFVRARQNDRIVLTTYGRSSGFCVDPIEKKPLNHFLPGTPVLSFGTAGCNLACNFCQNHDTSKSREMDSMQSEAQPEAIARAAAKLGCRSVAFTYNDPIIFHEYADDVAIACREAGVKTVAVTAGYLTDKARPAFFRNVDAANVDLKAFTESFYKSVTKSELGPVLDTLLYLRQETDVWFEITNLIIPGENDSEREIDEMTGWVVEHLGPDVPMHFSAFHPDYRMLDKERTPFDTLARARRIARRNGVRYAYTGNVHDLGRQSTYCSGCGERVIGRDWYLLSDWNLNEKGCCTGCGTKLAGVFDPKPGNWGQKRLPVDISAFA